Within the Arachis duranensis cultivar V14167 chromosome 10, aradu.V14167.gnm2.J7QH, whole genome shotgun sequence genome, the region CGTGTGCCAAGAATATCCGGATGTTGATTACATAATTGGTCCGTTAGGGTATTTTTGGCACACGAAAACTATCTTCTATAGTACAATTGTCGTTTTATTCTTATAATAAGTAATTGAAGATTTAACTTGTCATGGTCGTTTGCAAGAGAAAACATATATTATGAtaaatataattgtattttaaatttcatcAACATTGGGGTGGTGGCGCAGTTGGCTAGCGCGTAGGTCTCATAGCTTAGAGTGATCCTGAGGTCGAGAGTTCGAGCCTCTCTCACCccatattttttcatttttcaatttttatttcctCTGTGCTTCACTGCTTCTTGTAAAGGTTGTTACCTATCATTCCTTCTTGCTCCTTGAAATTTTATTGCACTCTTTTGCCAAAAaccttaatttttctttttaaataattttagttgAACTCACTCTTACCTCACAGCACTTTGTACGCATAATCCGAAGTCCGAACTAGTAAACCTATAGCCATTCTTATAAGATTATGTATCTATATTTTATGTACCTTTTATCCCGATAGAATTACTAATATCTAAATGttgattcaataaaaaaaaaattttaaaaaaaaaagtttcaacAAAACTTTTTTCGTGTATTGTTCTCAAATTTGAATGCTTTAATCAAAGGACCAAGGCGTTTACTGCTCTAATCAATCCaacatattttattaaagatattcTTAAACATTCTCATAAATACAAAAACAGAcaacaatttgaaaaaaaaaaaaaaagagaattttaTTGTCTGGaacttcaaaaattaattaattcttcCTTCATTTACTAATCGGCAGTATGTTTATAACTTtctcttttatgttattttccaGATTTTCTTGAATATATTCTAATATTCTATCTTACCAGAAGAAACATAACTTCCAAACTGGTTTAATGACGAATATCTTTGTCTAAACCCCCTCTGCCTTTAGGCATGAGCCCATTAAAACAAAGTATCACCgctatcttttaaatttcaatttttttagtagCTTTCAATCATGATATATGCTTACAGATATTGCGACAAGTAACATGTTTAAACTTTGGCAAAACATACAAACTTCTGGTGATAAAATAAGTTAACTACTATTATAATATCAACCGGAGCATGGCTTGAACAATTTTCCCTTAAACGTAATAAGTGTATATACCTCACTGTTCATCTAAATTGTTTTCCCAAAAGAATAACTAAATATGAAAGACACAACAGTTCCAATGAAGAACAAGACTTCTAGTTTTTTCAATCCTCATATAAGCCTGTATCTATAAGGAGCAACAACCTATTCCTACCATGTTCTGTTCTCCTCAAGTGTCATGGTAAAAAATAGAAGCAATCCATGAAAAGGAGAATTAATATTTAGTGAGTAAAACGTTACatagaaaaggaaaaacaaaaaacatgttttgacccaaaaaaatttatctccTAGTACCACTAGCAGCAGCTTTACTCTTTCCTTTGCTCAAATCAGCAAGTTCCTCAATAAGTTTTCTCTCATCACTGCTCAGTCTCTTGGGGATTTCGACTTGCACGCGAACCAATTGATCACCTCTCATGTTACTCTTATTCAGCAGCGGAACACCTTNNNNNNNTGCCGGGTTGAGTCCCAGCCGGGACTTTTAAATCCACCATGCCATCTACAGTAGGAACCTTGATTGTAGTTCCCAAGATAGCATCAATATAAGACACCTTGGAGGTGTACAGAATGTTGGTGTCATCTCGTTTGAGGACAGGATCTGGGATAACTTCGATAACTACAAAGAGGTCACCAGGTGCACCGCCACGTCTTCCAGCATTGCCTTCATTCCGGACTCTTAAACGGCTACCAGAATCCACACCAGGGGGAACCTTCAGACTTATCCGTTTTGTTTTCCTCACACGACCATCCCCAGAACATGTGCTGCATGGTGTTGATGTTTCTCCGGTTCCATTGCAGGAAGAGCAGGTCATAGACTGCTGAAAGATGCCTAGAGGGGTCCTGGTTGATGAGACAACACGACCTTGACCGCCACAAGTGCTACATCTGGATGACTTGGTCCCCGGTTTAGCCCCTGAACCATTGCAAGTTCCACAGCTATCTAACCGCCTAATCTCTATCTCCTTTTCTACTCCAAAAActgcttctttgaagttcaAAACGAGACTGTAATATTCATCTTCACCGTCAATTGCTCCATTCCAAGCACCTCTTGAACCCATGCCACCCATGCCCTCAAAAAGCGTTTCAAATATATCAAAAGGACTGCTGAAATCCTGAAATCACAGATAAATTTCTTTCTGAGAATTGAGAAACATGCATGTGATGATAAATACTTCATCATTGTCAAAGGTTACCTACCCCCATGCCCATTCCTGAACCTTTAAGCCCGGCCTCTCCATATTGATCATATATCGATCGTTTCTCATCATCTGATAAGACCTgcaaaatagttaaaatttagaCCACTATTTACTACTAAACATGAATAAATGCCACTAACACTAGAAAATCTATAGCTTTacctcatatgcattgctaATGTCCTTAAATTTCTGTTCTGCACCAGGATCTCTGCAGCATAAAGTGAATACAGAAGTGTTCAGCTATAAGCAAAATTTATCGCATGACTCTGATCGACATAAGAAACCAACACAACTAGCAAAACTGGCATGTGATGGGGTTCTTGATCAAAAGATTTATCCAATAAGCAGTTGAGGTATTATACAAAAtaccttttctttctttaactAAGGACAATCTACAAGCATTATAGCATAGGACATTCAAATTTCATTGTCCAGAGCAacattaaaataagaatataaatttaaaaaaaaaataggagaTGGAACAAAGCAATTAAGCAGAGGGAGAATGTAAGAAAGTAGATGGTGATTAAAACAGATGGCAAAAACTCACTTGTTCACATCTGGATGATAATTCCGGGCAAGCTTCCGATAAGCTGAAACATAAAAAGTATAGCAATTTGATATTGCAATCACACAAGAAgcaataaacaaacaaaatgtgCACAATGAAACATAACATACACACTTGATAATTTATCAATTACAATCATCTCGCACTAGCTCTTATAACTGAACTGACAGTTTGCAATCTtgccaaataaaattaaactttcTTGGAGAAGACAAAATCCTACGTTAATGAAAACCTTTCAACAAAGTAGCTCTCAAGTCTTAGCAACAAGCTTATGTAATACATCACTAACAAATCCTTCACAGTTGACCGATATGACTACTCTTTTTCCGTTCCGGGGTATTGGCAGACTCCTTTGATAGTTTTAAGTTCTAGTGTACATTTGGCTGAGGGTAAAAATGGGGCAGTAAGTTCTACAGGTGAGCTCCATGTGTAATTTTAGTCATGGAACTCATCCATGAAAATTTTCACCTCATTTTAACCCCAACCAAGCATACCTTGAGATTTCCTGTTCATTTCTAGTACTTGTATACTTCACGTGTATTTTAGGTGCACCTTTTTGAGTTATACAATAGGGAATAagaatttactatttaatagATTCAGTGTTGTAATTGCTTTCGCTTTATATCGACACCATTGCCCACCTTAAGAAAGTGGCTATCGATAAAAATAAGTCAAAAGACACAATTAGGtaataaaacaagaaatttgAGCATATCAGTTAAAAATGGTGGAAGTTCAATCGTATTAGACAGCGGAAGCATGGAATAATACCACTCTTAATTTCAGATTTACTAGCATTTCTTGACACGCCAAGGACGGAATAGTAATCCTGCATATTGTAATGTTAAAAGGGAACAAATTAGCGTGAAGGACTAATTTAGTAAGGCACAATTGTATTAGAAAAACCCAAAAGGCAGTGTTACTTAGAAATGCACAAGTAATTCAAACTTACTGTTTCTGCTCTAACTATCAACCTTGAACCCCTTCGGTGATATGTCTGAGATGAACTCATGTTAAATAGTGCACGTGAGGAATCCCGGGAGAAAAAGCTTGAAGCTGGGGCCGCTATAAAGCTCACCCTGCTTGTAACACTGTAggaagtaatacaca harbors:
- the LOC107469123 gene encoding LOW QUALITY PROTEIN: chaperone protein dnaJ A6, chloroplastic (The sequence of the model RefSeq protein was modified relative to this genomic sequence to represent the inferred CDS: inserted 2 bases in 1 codon), coding for MAITHFGSTFATQWGIRPQVFARSSIVSKTTSSSHNVTSRVSFIAAPASSFFSRDSSRALFNMSSSQTYHRRGSRLIVRAETDYYSVLGVSRNASKSEIKSAYRKLARNYHPDVNKDPGAEQKFKDISNAYEVLSDDEKRSIYDQYGEAGLKGSGMGMGDFSSPFDIFETLFEGMGGMGSRGAWNGAIDGEDEYYSLVLNFKEAVFGVEKEIEIRRLDSCGTCNGSGAKPGTKSSRCSTCGGQGRVVSSTRTPLGIFQQSMTCSSCNGTGETSTPCSTCSGDGRVRKTKRISLKVPPGVDSGSRLRVRNEGNAGRRGGAPGDLFVVIEVIPDPVLKRDDTNILYTSKVSYIDAILGTTIKVPTVDGMVDLKVPAGTQPGXXXXGVPLLNKSNMRGDQLVRVQVEIPKRLSSDERKLIEELADLSKGKSKAAASGTRR